In one Pseudomonas sp. 31-12 genomic region, the following are encoded:
- the lexA gene encoding transcriptional repressor LexA, with product MLKLTPRQAEILAFIKRCLEDNGYPPTRAEIAQELGFKSPNAAEEHLKALARKGAIEMTPGASRGIRIPGFEAKADDSTLPIIGRVAAGAPILAQQHIEESCNINPAFFHPRADYLLRVHGMSMKDVGIFDGDLLAVHTTREARNGQIVVARIGDEVTVKRFKRDGSKVWLIAENPEFAPIEVNLKDQELVIEGLSVGVIRR from the coding sequence ATGCTAAAGCTGACGCCACGCCAAGCAGAGATTCTGGCCTTCATCAAACGCTGCCTAGAAGACAACGGCTACCCGCCAACCCGTGCGGAAATCGCTCAGGAACTGGGTTTCAAATCGCCCAACGCGGCGGAAGAACACCTCAAGGCGCTTGCCCGCAAAGGTGCGATCGAGATGACCCCGGGCGCTTCCCGTGGTATTCGCATTCCGGGCTTCGAAGCCAAGGCCGATGATTCTACTCTGCCGATCATTGGCCGAGTCGCTGCCGGTGCGCCGATTCTGGCCCAGCAGCACATCGAAGAGTCCTGCAACATCAACCCTGCCTTCTTCCATCCGCGCGCTGATTATCTGCTGCGCGTTCATGGCATGAGCATGAAGGACGTCGGTATTTTTGACGGCGACCTGTTGGCCGTCCACACCACCCGGGAAGCCCGCAATGGCCAGATCGTCGTGGCACGGATCGGTGACGAAGTGACCGTCAAGCGCTTCAAGCGCGACGGCAGCAAGGTCTGGTTGATTGCCGAAAACCCTGAATTTGCCCCAATCGAAGTCAACCTGAAAGATCAGGAACTGGTGATCGAAGGCTTGAGTGTCGGCGTCATTCGCCGCTAA
- a CDS encoding TetR/AcrR family transcriptional regulator, translating to MAQSETVERILDAAEQLFAEKGFAETSLRLITSKAGVNLAAVNYHFGSKKALIQAVFSRFLGPFCLSLDKELERRQSKPDNKPTLEELLEILVEQALVVQPRSGNDLSIFMRLLGLAFSQSQGHLRRYLEDMYGKVFRRYMMLVNEAAPRIPPIELFWRVHFMLGAAAFSMSGIKALRAIAETDFGVNTSIEQVMRLMVPFLAAGMRAETGVTDAAMATAQLRPRSKSTPAAAKV from the coding sequence ATGGCCCAGTCGGAAACCGTTGAACGCATTCTCGATGCTGCCGAGCAGTTGTTCGCGGAAAAAGGTTTCGCCGAAACCTCGTTGCGTCTGATCACCAGCAAGGCCGGAGTCAATCTGGCGGCGGTCAACTATCATTTCGGTTCGAAGAAGGCGCTGATCCAGGCGGTCTTCTCGCGCTTTCTCGGGCCGTTTTGCCTGAGTCTTGATAAAGAGCTGGAACGGCGTCAGTCCAAGCCTGACAACAAGCCGACACTCGAAGAGTTGCTCGAGATTCTCGTTGAGCAAGCCCTCGTCGTGCAGCCTCGCAGCGGCAACGACCTGTCTATCTTCATGCGCTTGCTGGGACTGGCGTTCAGTCAGAGCCAGGGTCACCTGCGTCGTTATCTGGAAGACATGTACGGCAAGGTGTTCCGCCGCTACATGATGCTGGTAAACGAAGCTGCGCCGCGCATTCCACCGATCGAGCTGTTCTGGCGCGTGCACTTCATGCTCGGCGCTGCGGCGTTCAGCATGTCGGGGATCAAGGCGTTGCGAGCGATTGCCGAGACCGATTTCGGCGTCAACACATCCATTGAGCAAGTGATGCGCCTGATGGTGCCGTTCCTGGCTGCAGGCATGCGCGCCGAAACCGGCGTCACCGATGCGGCCATGGCCACTGCGCAACTGCGTCCGCGCAGCAAGTCGACCCCGGCTGCCGCCAAGGTTTAA
- the nagZ gene encoding beta-N-acetylhexosaminidase, whose translation MQGSLMVDVAGTWLTAEDRQLLRQPEVGGLIIFARNIESPRQVRELSAAIRAIRPDLLLAVDQEGGRVQRLRQGFVRLPAMRAIADNPNAEYLAEQCGWIMATEVLAVGLDLSFAPVLDLDYQRSAVVGTRSFEGDPERAALLAGAFIRGMNSAGMAATGKHFPGHGWAEADSHVAIPNDERSLDEIRAKDLVPFAKLSKQLAAIMPAHVIYPQVDSQPAGFSRRWLQDILRGELQFDGVIFSDDLSMAGAHVVGDAASRIEAALTAGCDMGLVCNDRAAAELALSAAQRLKVTPSERIARMRGQSYANTEYRQNPRWLTAIGALKEAQLIE comes from the coding sequence CTGCAAGGCTCGTTGATGGTGGACGTCGCCGGTACCTGGCTGACGGCCGAAGATCGCCAATTGTTGCGTCAGCCCGAAGTGGGCGGCCTGATCATTTTCGCCCGCAACATCGAAAGCCCGCGCCAGGTGCGCGAGCTCAGCGCTGCAATCCGCGCCATTCGTCCCGACCTGCTGCTGGCGGTGGATCAGGAAGGTGGTCGCGTTCAGCGTCTGCGCCAAGGCTTCGTCCGGCTGCCGGCCATGCGCGCCATTGCCGACAACCCGAACGCCGAGTACCTGGCCGAGCAGTGCGGCTGGATCATGGCCACCGAAGTGCTGGCCGTTGGGCTCGACCTGAGCTTCGCCCCGGTGCTGGACCTGGATTACCAGCGCAGCGCCGTCGTCGGCACTCGCTCGTTCGAGGGTGATCCGGAGCGCGCAGCCTTGCTCGCGGGTGCATTCATCCGCGGCATGAACAGCGCCGGCATGGCCGCCACCGGCAAGCATTTCCCCGGTCACGGCTGGGCCGAGGCGGATTCCCACGTCGCGATCCCGAACGACGAGCGCAGCCTCGACGAAATTCGCGCCAAAGACCTGGTGCCGTTCGCCAAGTTGAGCAAGCAATTGGCCGCCATCATGCCGGCCCACGTTATTTATCCACAAGTCGATTCCCAGCCCGCAGGCTTCTCACGCCGCTGGTTGCAGGACATCCTGCGCGGCGAGCTGCAATTCGATGGCGTGATCTTCAGCGACGACCTGTCCATGGCCGGTGCCCACGTGGTTGGCGATGCCGCCAGCCGTATCGAAGCCGCGCTGACTGCCGGTTGCGACATGGGCCTGGTATGCAATGACCGCGCTGCGGCGGAGCTGGCGTTGAGTGCCGCCCAGCGCTTGAAAGTCACGCCGTCCGAGCGCATCGCGCGGATGCGTGGCCAGTCGTACGCCAACACTGAATACCGTCAGAACCCGCGCTGGCTGACTGCCATCGGCGCGCTCAAAGAAGCTCAACTGATTGAATAA
- a CDS encoding S-methyl-5'-thioinosine phosphorylase, with product MTVYAIIGGTGLTQLEGLNIRQSLAVDTPYGAPSADVQIGEYAGKEVLFLARHGHPHRFPPHQVNYRANLWALKQAGAEAILAVNAVGGIHAAMGTGHFCVPHQLIDYTSGREHTYFADNLEHVTHIDFSYPYSETLRQQLIAALAAEGVDYSSQGVYACTQGPRLETVAEIAKLERDGCDIVGMTGMPEAALARELELEYACLALVVNPAAGKSAAVITMAEIEQALHDGMGKVKSTLARVLKG from the coding sequence ATGACGGTTTACGCGATTATCGGTGGCACCGGCCTGACTCAGCTCGAAGGCCTGAACATTCGTCAGTCACTGGCGGTGGATACGCCCTATGGCGCGCCTTCGGCCGACGTGCAGATCGGTGAATACGCCGGCAAGGAAGTGTTGTTCCTCGCGCGTCACGGTCACCCGCACCGTTTTCCGCCGCATCAAGTGAACTACCGCGCCAACCTCTGGGCGCTGAAACAGGCCGGCGCCGAAGCCATTCTCGCGGTTAACGCCGTGGGCGGAATCCATGCGGCCATGGGCACCGGACATTTTTGCGTGCCGCATCAACTGATCGACTACACCAGCGGTCGTGAACATACCTATTTCGCCGATAACCTGGAACACGTCACCCACATTGACTTCAGCTATCCCTACAGCGAGACGTTGCGTCAGCAATTGATTGCGGCGCTGGCGGCTGAAGGCGTCGATTACAGCAGCCAAGGCGTCTACGCCTGCACCCAGGGCCCACGCCTGGAAACCGTCGCTGAAATCGCGAAGCTGGAGCGTGACGGTTGCGACATCGTCGGCATGACAGGCATGCCGGAAGCGGCGTTGGCCCGTGAGCTGGAACTGGAGTATGCGTGTCTGGCACTGGTGGTGAACCCTGCGGCGGGCAAGTCCGCGGCGGTGATCACCATGGCCGAGATCGAGCAGGCGTTGCATGACGGGATGGGCAAGGTTAAGTCGACGTTGGCGCGGGTGTTAAAAGGCTAG
- a CDS encoding DEAD/DEAH box helicase, which yields MSATLSKPLAPSWVSRFKEQSLERGRRYALENRVRIVEAGDATIIAACEGSGGNVYRQTIRLRESAKATLLMVDATCTCPVHVNCKHCAAVLLKVQETLAYPAAAQDAELLEKLQAVLENRSPKAPPQVLVDNVQPVPRLWLASIEFSAFEPRNGKMQRYIQHRAALSFSYLDEYVSGQKNADVLIRQETQTLRIKRHPEVEQTYREQLRILGFKVATRQSKALPESAGELYEMVNDSAWLTFTLNELPKLRTQGWELQIDEDFGFDLTAVDDWYATVEQAPERDWFDLELGIIVNGERLSLLPILLNLMRSHTEILNPERLARRRDDELILVNIPNRPNSEYGPLQVALPFGRLKPVLATLGEFYLQEPGETTLRLSKADATRLNPLEGMPLLWEGGEQIRTFAQRLRDIKDYTATAPEGLNATLRPYQLEGLSWMQSLRQLEVGGILADDMGLGKTLQTLAHILSEKIAGRLDRPCMVVMPTSLIPNWLDEAAHFTPQLNVLALYGASRKKHFDHLADYDLILTTYALLPKDVERLAAQPLHVLVLDEAQYIKNPNSKAAQAARELNARQRLCLSGTPLENHLGELWSLFHFLLPGWLGDVKSFNRDYRVPIEKRASEVRLQHLNGRIKPFLLRRTKEQVATELPPKTEIIHWVELNEAQRDVYETMRLAMDKKVRDEITRKGVARSQIIILEALLKLRQVCCDLRLVNDAALPTRGSTSGKLDSLMEMLDELFEEGRRILLFSQFTSMLALIEVELKKRGVEYALLTGQTRDRRAPVKDFQSGKRQIFLISLKAGGVGLNLTEADTVIHYDPWWNPATENQATDRAYRIGQEKPVFVYKMIARGTVEEKIQHLQKEKSDLAAGVLDGRKTGDWKLQSDDIEALFAPLPDKLEKR from the coding sequence ATGTCAGCGACCCTGAGCAAACCCCTGGCACCTTCATGGGTCAGCCGATTCAAGGAACAGAGCCTGGAGCGTGGCCGTCGCTACGCACTGGAAAACCGCGTCAGGATCGTCGAGGCCGGCGACGCCACGATCATCGCCGCTTGCGAGGGCTCTGGCGGTAACGTTTACCGTCAGACCATCCGCCTGCGCGAGTCAGCCAAAGCGACCTTGCTGATGGTCGACGCCACGTGCACGTGCCCGGTTCACGTCAACTGCAAACATTGCGCGGCCGTGCTGCTGAAGGTGCAAGAAACCCTGGCCTACCCCGCCGCCGCACAAGACGCCGAACTGCTGGAAAAACTTCAGGCCGTGCTGGAAAACCGCAGTCCGAAGGCGCCGCCCCAAGTGCTTGTGGATAACGTGCAACCGGTGCCGCGCCTGTGGCTGGCGAGCATCGAATTCAGCGCCTTCGAACCGCGCAACGGCAAGATGCAGCGCTACATCCAGCACCGTGCGGCGCTGTCTTTCAGTTATCTCGATGAATACGTTTCCGGGCAGAAGAACGCCGACGTCCTGATTCGTCAGGAAACCCAGACGCTGCGGATAAAACGCCACCCGGAAGTCGAACAGACCTACAGGGAACAGCTGCGAATCCTCGGTTTCAAAGTCGCTACCCGCCAAAGCAAAGCCTTGCCGGAAAGTGCCGGCGAACTCTATGAGATGGTCAACGACAGCGCCTGGCTGACCTTCACCCTCAACGAACTGCCAAAGCTGCGCACTCAAGGCTGGGAGCTGCAGATCGACGAAGATTTCGGCTTCGACCTGACCGCGGTGGACGACTGGTATGCCACCGTCGAACAGGCGCCGGAGCGCGACTGGTTTGATCTGGAGCTGGGGATCATCGTCAACGGCGAGCGCCTGAGCTTGCTGCCGATCCTGCTGAACCTGATGCGCTCCCACACCGAAATCCTCAATCCGGAACGCCTCGCCCGGCGGCGTGACGACGAACTGATTCTGGTGAACATCCCCAACCGCCCGAATTCCGAGTACGGCCCCTTGCAGGTCGCCCTGCCCTTCGGCCGGTTGAAACCGGTGCTGGCGACCCTTGGCGAGTTCTACCTGCAAGAGCCCGGCGAAACCACGCTGCGCCTGAGCAAGGCCGACGCGACACGCCTGAACCCGTTGGAAGGCATGCCGCTGCTTTGGGAAGGTGGCGAGCAGATCCGCACGTTTGCCCAGCGCCTGCGGGACATCAAGGATTACACCGCGACGGCCCCCGAAGGTTTGAACGCAACCTTGCGCCCGTATCAGCTGGAAGGCCTGAGCTGGATGCAATCGTTGCGGCAACTGGAAGTCGGCGGCATTCTCGCGGACGACATGGGTCTGGGTAAAACCCTACAGACCCTGGCGCATATTCTCAGCGAGAAAATCGCCGGGCGCCTCGACCGGCCGTGCATGGTGGTGATGCCCACCAGCCTGATCCCGAACTGGCTCGACGAAGCGGCGCACTTTACGCCGCAACTCAACGTGCTGGCGCTGTACGGCGCCAGTCGCAAAAAGCATTTCGACCATCTGGCCGATTACGACCTGATCCTCACCACCTATGCGCTGCTGCCCAAGGACGTCGAACGTCTGGCCGCTCAGCCTCTGCACGTGCTGGTGCTGGATGAAGCGCAATACATCAAGAACCCCAACAGCAAGGCTGCCCAGGCGGCCCGCGAGTTGAATGCGCGTCAGCGTCTGTGCCTGAGTGGTACGCCGCTGGAAAACCACTTGGGCGAACTGTGGTCGCTGTTTCACTTCCTGTTGCCCGGCTGGCTCGGCGACGTCAAAAGCTTCAACCGCGATTACCGCGTGCCGATTGAAAAGCGCGCCAGTGAAGTCAGACTTCAGCACCTCAATGGTCGGATCAAACCGTTCCTGTTGCGCAGAACCAAGGAACAGGTCGCGACGGAGTTGCCACCCAAGACCGAAATCATCCATTGGGTCGAACTCAACGAAGCCCAACGCGATGTGTATGAAACCATGCGCCTGGCGATGGACAAGAAAGTCCGCGACGAGATCACCCGCAAAGGCGTGGCGCGCAGCCAGATCATCATTCTTGAAGCGCTGCTGAAGCTGCGCCAGGTGTGCTGCGATTTACGCCTGGTCAACGATGCCGCACTGCCGACGCGCGGCAGCACCTCGGGCAAGCTCGATAGCCTGATGGAAATGCTGGATGAGTTGTTTGAGGAAGGTCGGCGGATTTTGCTGTTTTCACAGTTCACCTCGATGCTGGCGCTGATCGAAGTTGAACTGAAGAAGCGCGGTGTTGAATACGCGTTGCTCACGGGTCAGACCCGGGACCGACGGGCGCCGGTGAAAGACTTCCAGAGCGGCAAGCGTCAGATTTTTCTGATCAGCCTGAAGGCCGGCGGCGTCGGTTTGAACCTGACCGAGGCGGACACGGTGATCCACTACGATCCGTGGTGGAACCCGGCCACGGAAAATCAGGCGACTGACCGGGCGTACCGCATCGGCCAGGAGAAACCGGTGTTCGTCTACAAGATGATTGCCCGCGGCACCGTGGAAGAGAAGATTCAGCATCTACAGAAGGAAAAATCCGATCTGGCGGCGGGCGTGCTGGACGGGCGCAAGACCGGGGACTGGAAGTTGCAGAGCGATGATATTGAAGCGTTGTTTGCGCCGTTGCCGGATAAGCTGGAGAAGCGCTGA
- a CDS encoding CsiV family protein: MRLFRLLTLLTTLVAPMAFADDLYQVEMILVRQNAVPAIVSKAAPEDWAAGAQRISPDSFRTPSLNPEVEKLTASNEYSVLLHKAWQQPLGEEATKVAISEGTEQFGQFPIEGTLSLKLGRFTDVDADFWVNQIDANGMVTASERLKQESHTKNGQLNFLDNGHLGLLIKITSLTAPAPRPVPDEIPD, translated from the coding sequence ATGCGCCTGTTTCGTTTACTGACTTTGCTGACCACCCTGGTCGCCCCAATGGCATTTGCCGATGACCTGTACCAGGTTGAAATGATCCTGGTTCGGCAAAACGCCGTGCCTGCCATTGTCAGCAAAGCCGCCCCGGAAGACTGGGCGGCCGGCGCCCAGCGCATCAGCCCCGACAGCTTTCGCACACCGAGCCTGAATCCCGAAGTGGAAAAGCTCACCGCCAGCAATGAGTACTCGGTGTTGCTGCACAAGGCGTGGCAGCAACCGCTCGGTGAAGAAGCCACTAAAGTCGCGATCAGCGAAGGCACCGAACAATTTGGCCAATTCCCGATCGAGGGCACGTTGAGCTTGAAACTGGGGCGGTTCACCGACGTCGACGCCGACTTCTGGGTCAACCAGATCGACGCCAACGGCATGGTCACCGCCAGCGAACGCCTGAAGCAGGAAAGCCACACCAAGAACGGCCAGCTGAATTTCCTCGACAACGGCCACCTTGGCCTGCTGATCAAGATCACTTCGCTGACCGCCCCGGCACCTCGGCCAGTCCCCGATGAAATTCCGGACTGA